The Anopheles coluzzii chromosome 2, AcolN3, whole genome shotgun sequence genome window below encodes:
- the LOC120950893 gene encoding zwei Ig domain protein zig-8-like: MLIILLCIFGTTNAWYETGPWSTSTRRYYATPDHQWAEPQFDLSVSRNVTVREGETAFLTCRVENLAKYSISWVRHHDLHILAINADTFTSDERFQALYNDQTAEWTLKLRRTRRKDTGIYECQISTMPVKSLQLYLIVLDESQLVRRQDDILYDIPPSSGEQLEGKAAGDAYNRMYADRVNDYHFLTTTTQILEGTIVYGYKGQNVNLTCIVNHNYDRRPSHIVWYHQKDIVAYESLRKRGRSSLNSITSYHLIRSAEFDDAGNYTCAPELYPSASTIVHILDGEEAQELSSSNRGPWLSALTKLLYGTLVPLSVLYNHRDRMS, from the exons ATGCTGATTATACTGCTCTGCATTTTCG GCACCACCAATGCCTGGTACGAAACGGGCCCCTGGAGCACGTCCACCCGGCGCTACTACGCCACGCCGGACCACCAGTGGGCCGAACCGCAGTTCGATCTGAGCGTTTCCCGCAACGTGACGGTGCGGGAAGGCGAAACCGCATTCCTTACGTGCCGGGTGGAAAATCTGGCCAAGTACAGCATCTCCTGGGTGCGCCATCATGATCTGCACATACTGGCCATCAACGCGGACACGTTCACGTCGGACGAGCGGTTTCAGGCGCTGTACAACGACCAGACGGCCGAGTGGACGCTGAAGCTGAGACGGACGCGCCGGAAGGACACCGGCATCTACGAGTGCCAGATATCGACCATGCCGGTGAAGAGCCTGCAGCTCTACCTGATTGTGCTCG ATGAGTCGCAGCTTGTTCGACGGCAGGACGACATACTTTACGACATTCCGCCATCCTCCGGTGAACAATTGGAGGGCAAAGCGGCGGGAGATGCCTACAATCGGATGTACGCAGATCGAGTGAACG ACTATCACTTTCTAACGACAACCACCCAAATCCTCGAGGGAACGATCGTGTACGGCTACAAGGGACAGAACGTCAATCTCACCTGCATCGTTAACCACAACTACGACCGGCGGCCGAGCCACATCGTGTGGTACCATCAAAAGGAT ATCGTTGCCTACGAGTCGCTGCGAAAGCGTGGCCGATCCTCCCTGAACAGCATCACCTCGTACCATCTGATACGGAGCGCCGAGTTCGATGACGCTGGCAACTACACCTGCGCCCCGGAGCTGTACCCGAGCGCCAGCACGATTGTCCACATACTAGACG GTGAGGAAGCGCAAGAGCTGAGCAGCTCCAACCGGGGACCGTGGCTTAGCGCGCTGACGAAGCTGCTGTACGGTACGCTGGTGCCGCTGAGTGTGCTGTACAATCATCGCGACCGGATGAGTTAG
- the LOC120948126 gene encoding adenosine 5'-monophosphoramidase HINT1 → MSDEVAKAQAADASANDTIFGKILRKEIPCTFIYEDDKCVAFNDVAPQAPVHFLVIPRKTIPQLSKATEEDEALLGHLMLVGKKVAAEQGMEEGFRVVINDGKNGAQSVYHLHLHFLGGRQMKWPPG, encoded by the exons ATGTCGGATGAAGTAGCGAAAGCGCAGGCAGCTGATGCCTCAGCAAACGATACCATTTTTGGGAAGATTCTACGCAAAGAAATTCCCTGCACGTTCATCTACGAGGATGATAAG TGTGTTGCATTTAACGACGTCGCTCCGCAAGCACCGGTGCACTTCCTCGTGATCCCGCGCAAGACCATTCCGCAGCTATCGAAAGCGACGGAAGAGGACGAGGCGCTGCTCGGACATTTGATGCTGGTCGGCAAGAAGGTGGCCGCCGAGCAAGGCATGGAGGAAGGGTTCCGTGTCGTCATCAACGACGGTAAGAACGGTGCCCAGTCTGTTTACCATCTGCATCTGCACTTCCTCGGCGGACGGCAGATGAAGTGGCCGCCGGGCTAA